From a region of the Fischerella sp. JS2 genome:
- the fabG gene encoding 3-oxoacyl-ACP reductase FabG: MQDNHVLLTGGTGGLGLGVTPTVLAHKPALVTIPYTNAGNVERLKSILSVTDLDSIRFITGNLTDESAVENLVNEMERVDVLIHLVGGFSIGKTHEYPYEKWKADLELNLDLAFLVLKHSLRRMLEHGYGRIVTVGSRGAVQPGGQLAAYCAAKAGLVALTQAIADETKGTNITANIVLPSVIDTPSNRVAMNTENVAQWVKPDSLAQVICFLASEAALDMRGAVVPVYGNI, from the coding sequence TTGCAAGATAATCATGTTTTATTAACTGGTGGAACGGGTGGATTAGGGCTTGGTGTTACGCCAACTGTTCTGGCTCACAAACCTGCTTTGGTAACAATTCCTTATACTAACGCGGGAAACGTTGAGCGATTGAAAAGTATTTTGTCTGTTACTGATTTAGATAGCATTAGATTTATTACAGGCAATCTTACAGATGAATCGGCTGTGGAAAATTTAGTCAACGAGATGGAACGGGTAGATGTCCTGATTCATCTCGTTGGTGGTTTTTCAATAGGAAAAACTCATGAATATCCTTATGAAAAGTGGAAAGCTGACCTAGAACTGAATTTGGATCTTGCTTTCCTGGTGCTGAAACATAGTTTAAGACGGATGTTAGAACATGGCTATGGACGAATTGTCACAGTAGGTTCGCGGGGAGCCGTACAACCAGGGGGACAGTTAGCAGCCTATTGTGCCGCCAAAGCTGGATTAGTAGCATTGACACAAGCGATCGCTGATGAAACGAAAGGAACAAACATCACTGCTAATATCGTTTTACCTAGTGTGATTGATACTCCTAGTAATCGAGTAGCAATGAATACAGAGAATGTTGCTCAATGGGTTAAACCCGATTCTCTGGCACAGGTCATCTGTTTCTTGGCTTCAGAAGCTGCTCTTGATATGAGGGGGGCAGTTGTTCCTGTGTATGGCAATATTTAA
- a CDS encoding 4a-hydroxytetrahydrobiopterin dehydratase, which translates to MSDLSVLSASELDIALQELKGWSVEQGKLHCQFQFPSFVEAFGFITSVALVAETMGHHPEWCNVYNCISVDLITHDAGGITINDIHLARKMNELAQ; encoded by the coding sequence ATGAGCGACTTATCCGTTTTATCCGCAAGTGAACTTGATATTGCTTTGCAAGAACTGAAAGGTTGGAGTGTTGAACAAGGGAAACTCCATTGTCAGTTTCAGTTTCCATCCTTTGTTGAAGCTTTTGGATTCATAACCAGTGTGGCACTGGTGGCAGAAACAATGGGACATCATCCAGAGTGGTGCAACGTATATAACTGTATATCAGTTGATTTGATAACTCACGATGCAGGCGGAATTACGATCAACGATATACATCTGGCTCGCAAAATGAATGAGCTAGCGCAGTAA
- a CDS encoding Crp/Fnr family transcriptional regulator — translation MFQAIDRLVVLSEQQREDLKRVTTPQELPKDSILLEQGHICNHLHFLVEGAVRYYYHQDDKEITSGFRFEGDFINSFYSFISRKPSKESIILMSDCKLVTISYDSLQYLYNKDSVWNRLGRLSIESYYIQLEEHFFSLQSQTASERYAHLLQQYPDILNRVKLGHLASYLGVTQETLSRIRAKYRNRQSWRN, via the coding sequence ATGTTTCAAGCGATAGATCGGCTCGTTGTCCTTAGTGAACAGCAGCGTGAAGACCTCAAAAGGGTGACAACGCCACAAGAACTTCCCAAAGATTCAATATTACTAGAACAAGGGCATATCTGTAATCACCTACATTTTCTTGTCGAAGGGGCAGTTAGATATTATTATCACCAAGATGACAAAGAAATCACTTCCGGTTTTAGATTTGAGGGTGATTTTATTAATTCTTTTTATAGCTTTATTTCTAGAAAACCCAGTAAAGAAAGTATTATTTTAATGTCTGACTGCAAGTTAGTAACGATTAGTTATGACAGTCTACAATATCTTTATAACAAAGATTCAGTGTGGAATAGGCTGGGTCGGTTGTCCATCGAAAGTTATTATATTCAATTAGAAGAGCATTTCTTTTCATTGCAATCTCAGACAGCATCAGAGCGTTACGCTCATTTACTGCAACAATATCCAGATATTCTCAATCGAGTCAAACTAGGACATCTAGCATCGTATTTAGGTGTAACTCAAGAAACACTAAGCCGTATTCGTGCCAAATATCGTAATCGTCAAAGCTGGCGAAATTAA
- a CDS encoding ribonuclease R, giving the protein MEFSIATLLANFTDDKLVARKLLEKKLGCEDEDSLQKLHIILEVLEKIGILVKERGKYRRITEEGLIEAKLRCSSKGFCFAIQDVEGTEDIYIRESHLSNAWNGDRVLVRVLKEGSRRRSPEGEVKLILERSNHTLLARIKQVEGGYRAVPLDDRLLFELKLHANGLKLQEAIDHLAHVEVLRYPLAQYPPLGRVVQILGSDAEAAADIDLVTCKHDLSRSFSENVQEAATKLPKRILKADLKDRLDLRNKFTITILGNNVDTKTLENAFSLETTSAGNLQLGFHIPDVSHYVQPDEALDREALRRGRSVYLGDLVLPMLPENVVDRCSLVAGSDRLSISCLITFDPKSKEVLEWELQPSVVKVDASVNAQQAETILLGKKVTKVPAEAVEILQQLKKLQIALKQQRTARGSLQLNLPTNKNPFYDEGILGCVVEKDSPVRSLLTEFVLLVNQIMANHMSALGVPSIWRVQGAPDPEDVQEMLKLAINLGIELSLEPDIEIQPLDYQQLTRVFAESSSEQVLTYLLQDTLKQAVYSTNKAPHFGLALPEYVHFTAPLRRYPDLLMQRVYHSLLEHGRDRRNTRVKERVNLRSSTSHGEINWNVLPPELQQELQSELTRVITQINDREKEVQEAETDLEGLQRASLMKQRIGEVFNGVITGVQSYGFFVEIEVPPKDGTGDHNVPLRVEGLVHVSSLKDDWYEYRARQQALFGRKNRASYRLGDRVAVQVKSVDYYRQQIDLVTVGSDGIPYRQDINANGEEPDMYLPGDMEPDDLESYEEDE; this is encoded by the coding sequence ATGGAATTTTCAATCGCTACACTCCTTGCCAATTTCACTGATGATAAATTGGTAGCTCGTAAACTTCTAGAAAAGAAACTTGGTTGTGAAGATGAAGATAGTTTACAGAAACTTCACATCATCTTAGAGGTATTAGAGAAAATTGGCATTTTAGTGAAGGAACGCGGTAAATATCGCCGTATTACTGAAGAAGGATTAATAGAAGCTAAGTTGCGTTGTTCCAGCAAGGGCTTTTGTTTTGCAATTCAAGATGTAGAGGGAACTGAAGACATTTACATTCGAGAAAGCCATTTAAGTAATGCTTGGAATGGCGATCGCGTTTTGGTAAGAGTTCTTAAAGAAGGTAGTCGGCGTCGTTCTCCAGAAGGAGAGGTGAAATTAATTTTAGAACGTTCCAACCACACCTTGTTGGCACGGATCAAACAAGTAGAAGGGGGCTATCGTGCCGTTCCTTTAGATGATCGCCTACTATTTGAACTGAAACTGCACGCCAATGGTCTAAAATTGCAAGAAGCGATCGACCATCTCGCCCATGTAGAAGTTCTACGTTACCCACTAGCCCAATATCCCCCCTTAGGGCGAGTTGTACAAATCCTTGGTAGCGATGCAGAAGCAGCAGCTGATATAGATTTAGTCACCTGCAAGCATGACCTTTCCCGTAGTTTTAGCGAAAACGTTCAAGAAGCAGCCACCAAACTACCAAAGAGGATTTTAAAGGCAGATTTAAAAGATCGGCTAGATTTACGTAACAAGTTTACTATTACGATACTGGGTAATAATGTTGACACCAAAACATTAGAAAATGCCTTCTCCTTAGAAACAACTAGCGCTGGCAATTTGCAGCTAGGCTTTCACATCCCTGATGTTTCGCACTATGTGCAGCCAGATGAAGCACTTGATCGGGAAGCACTCAGACGGGGTAGATCAGTGTACCTGGGAGATTTAGTTCTACCAATGTTACCAGAAAATGTGGTAGATCGTTGTTCTCTAGTAGCGGGAAGCGATCGCCTCAGTATCTCTTGTTTAATTACCTTTGATCCAAAATCAAAAGAAGTACTGGAGTGGGAACTTCAACCCAGTGTAGTGAAAGTAGACGCTTCAGTGAATGCTCAGCAAGCAGAAACTATTCTTCTGGGTAAAAAAGTTACTAAAGTGCCTGCCGAAGCAGTAGAAATACTGCAACAGTTGAAAAAGTTACAGATTGCTCTGAAACAACAACGCACTGCGCGCGGCAGTTTGCAGTTAAATCTGCCCACGAATAAAAACCCCTTCTATGATGAAGGCATTCTCGGATGCGTAGTAGAAAAAGATTCACCTGTGCGATCGCTGCTGACAGAGTTTGTGTTGCTGGTGAATCAAATCATGGCCAATCACATGAGTGCTTTAGGTGTTCCCAGCATTTGGCGAGTCCAAGGCGCACCTGATCCCGAAGATGTGCAAGAGATGCTGAAACTGGCGATCAATTTGGGCATTGAATTGTCACTCGAACCAGATATTGAGATCCAACCTCTGGATTATCAACAATTGACAAGGGTGTTTGCCGAGTCGTCCTCGGAACAAGTTTTGACTTATCTGTTGCAAGATACCCTCAAACAAGCAGTTTACAGCACCAATAAAGCACCCCACTTCGGTTTGGCACTGCCAGAATATGTCCACTTCACCGCACCCTTACGACGTTACCCAGATTTGCTGATGCAGAGGGTATATCACTCGCTGCTTGAACACGGACGCGATCGCCGCAACACTCGTGTGAAAGAGCGTGTGAACTTGCGTTCTTCTACCAGCCACGGAGAAATTAACTGGAACGTCCTACCACCAGAATTGCAACAAGAGTTGCAAAGCGAACTGACAAGAGTAATTACCCAAATCAACGACAGAGAAAAAGAAGTCCAAGAAGCCGAAACTGACTTAGAAGGCTTGCAAAGAGCCTCTTTAATGAAACAGCGCATCGGCGAGGTTTTCAATGGTGTAATTACAGGTGTCCAATCCTACGGGTTCTTTGTCGAAATTGAAGTACCACCAAAAGATGGAACTGGTGATCATAACGTACCTTTACGAGTAGAAGGATTAGTACACGTCAGTTCCCTCAAAGACGATTGGTACGAATATCGCGCCAGACAACAAGCCTTGTTTGGACGGAAAAATCGCGCTTCCTATCGATTAGGCGATCGCGTCGCCGTACAAGTTAAAAGCGTCGATTACTACCGTCAACAAATTGATCTAGTTACAGTTGGCAGCGACGGTATTCCCTATCGCCAGGATATCAACGCCAATGGTGAAGAACCAGATATGTATTTACCTGGTGACATGGAACCAGACGATTTAGAATCCTATGAAGAGGATGAATAA
- a CDS encoding LapA family protein translates to MALFRLILLVAIMGGLALLLVQNWSPILPLVFFGMQSKPLPLAIWILFSTAAGAATSLLISGLFQLSSLAAPQKPTSSASKSRRTSASGSRPPQEKYADSYTSSPPPSSAKTSSQSNPDDDWDIDNSEKWDFEEKSDATKAQDTEVRDSKNYERRQEPTDSFRSGSSYSYSYREPKNSGVGKTESVYDADYRVIIPPYQPPSDDLSDEDNPSEKKNQADEDDWGFLEDFEDDDQRKR, encoded by the coding sequence ATGGCTCTTTTCCGATTAATTTTATTAGTAGCAATTATGGGAGGACTAGCGCTGTTATTAGTGCAAAATTGGTCTCCTATCCTCCCATTAGTCTTTTTCGGTATGCAAAGTAAACCATTGCCTTTGGCAATATGGATTTTGTTCAGCACTGCTGCTGGTGCTGCAACTTCTTTGCTGATCTCTGGCTTATTTCAATTGTCGTCTTTGGCAGCACCACAAAAACCAACCTCTTCTGCATCCAAGTCTCGCAGAACTTCAGCGAGTGGTAGTCGTCCCCCACAAGAAAAATATGCTGACAGCTATACCAGCAGCCCTCCACCATCGTCAGCTAAAACTTCATCTCAATCCAATCCAGACGATGATTGGGACATCGACAACAGTGAAAAATGGGATTTTGAGGAGAAATCAGACGCAACAAAAGCTCAAGATACGGAAGTTAGAGACTCGAAAAACTATGAACGCCGACAAGAACCTACAGACAGCTTTCGTTCAGGTTCTTCATATTCCTATAGCTACCGCGAACCTAAAAATTCTGGAGTCGGAAAAACTGAATCAGTTTATGATGCTGACTATCGGGTAATTATTCCCCCATATCAACCACCGAGCGATGATCTATCTGATGAAGATAATCCAAGCGAGAAAAAGAATCAAGCTGATGAAGATGATTGGGGGTTTCTAGAGGATTTTGAGGATGACGATCAGCGTAAGCGTTAA
- a CDS encoding flavin prenyltransferase UbiX, giving the protein MSNNNKPLILGITGASGLIYAVRALKYLLAADYEIELVASKSTYMVWQSEQNIRMPVEPVQQEQFWRQKAEVETRGKLHCHPWGNVGANIASGSFRTLGMIVIPCSMSTVAKLAAGLSSDLLERAADVQLKEGRKLVLVPRETPFSLIHLRNLTTLAETGVRIVPAIPAWYHNPQTIEDLVDFVVARALDQFDIDCIPIQRWQGSEERQKAGGRGNIREY; this is encoded by the coding sequence GTGTCAAACAATAACAAGCCACTCATTTTAGGAATTACTGGTGCATCTGGTTTAATCTACGCAGTTCGCGCTTTGAAATATTTGCTGGCGGCCGACTATGAAATTGAATTAGTTGCTTCTAAGTCAACCTACATGGTTTGGCAATCTGAGCAAAATATTCGTATGCCCGTAGAACCTGTTCAACAGGAACAATTTTGGCGACAAAAAGCAGAAGTTGAAACGAGGGGAAAGCTACACTGTCATCCTTGGGGAAATGTGGGGGCTAATATCGCTAGTGGTTCGTTTCGTACTCTAGGAATGATTGTAATTCCCTGTAGTATGAGTACGGTAGCTAAGTTAGCAGCAGGGTTAAGTTCCGACTTGTTAGAACGGGCAGCAGATGTGCAGCTAAAAGAAGGTCGAAAGCTAGTCCTAGTTCCCCGTGAAACTCCTTTTAGTCTGATTCACTTGCGAAACTTGACCACCCTTGCAGAAACCGGAGTGAGAATCGTACCTGCAATTCCTGCTTGGTATCACAATCCTCAAACTATTGAGGATTTAGTTGATTTTGTAGTTGCCCGTGCTTTGGATCAATTCGATATTGATTGTATTCCTATTCAACGTTGGCAAGGTTCTGAAGAAAGGCAGAAGGCAGGAGGCAGAGGGAATATTAGAGAATATTAG
- the ilvN gene encoding acetolactate synthase small subunit, with amino-acid sequence MKHTLSVLVEDEAGVLSRISGLFARRGFNIESLAVGPAEQSGVSRITMVVPGDDRVIEQLTKQLYKLINVLKVQDITETPCVERELMLLKVNANSNTRSEIVELAQIFRARVVDVAEDSLTLEVVGDPGKMVAIVQVLQKFGLKEIARTGKISLTRESGVNTELLKSLEAKAS; translated from the coding sequence ATGAAACATACCCTATCAGTACTTGTAGAAGATGAAGCGGGTGTTCTTTCCCGCATTTCTGGTTTATTTGCCCGTCGTGGCTTTAACATCGAAAGCCTTGCTGTAGGGCCAGCAGAACAGTCAGGAGTTTCTCGAATCACAATGGTTGTACCAGGTGATGATCGTGTAATTGAACAACTTACCAAGCAACTATACAAGCTGATCAACGTTCTCAAAGTGCAGGATATTACTGAAACTCCCTGTGTAGAACGCGAGTTAATGCTACTCAAAGTGAATGCAAACAGCAATACCCGTTCCGAGATAGTCGAGTTAGCCCAAATTTTCCGGGCGCGAGTGGTAGATGTCGCCGAAGATTCCCTAACTTTAGAAGTTGTCGGCGATCCAGGTAAAATGGTCGCGATCGTCCAGGTATTACAAAAATTTGGCTTGAAGGAAATTGCCCGTACTGGCAAAATTTCCTTAACTCGTGAATCGGGAGTGAATACAGAGTTGCTCAAATCTTTGGAAGCCAAGGCTTCATAG
- the clpP gene encoding ATP-dependent Clp endopeptidase proteolytic subunit ClpP, giving the protein MIPIVIEQSGRGERAFDIYSRLLRERIIFLGQAIDDNVANLIVAQLLFLDAEDPEKDIYMYINSPGGSVTAGMGIFDTMKHIRPDVCTICTGLAASMGAFLLSAGTKGKRMSLPHSRIMIHQPLGGARGQATDIEIQAREILYHKRRLNEYLAEHTGQPLDKIAEDTERDFFMSPEEARDYGLIDQVIDRHAAGSRPMAVV; this is encoded by the coding sequence ATGATTCCTATCGTTATTGAACAATCAGGTCGTGGCGAACGCGCCTTTGATATTTACTCACGCCTGTTGCGTGAGCGTATTATCTTTTTAGGACAAGCGATTGATGACAACGTTGCTAACTTGATTGTTGCCCAACTACTGTTTTTAGATGCCGAAGACCCAGAGAAAGACATATATATGTACATCAATTCTCCTGGCGGTTCGGTAACAGCAGGAATGGGTATTTTTGATACTATGAAGCACATCCGCCCAGATGTGTGTACCATCTGTACTGGATTAGCAGCAAGTATGGGTGCTTTTCTCCTTAGTGCAGGTACTAAGGGTAAAAGAATGAGTCTTCCTCATTCTCGGATCATGATTCACCAACCTTTGGGCGGCGCTCGTGGGCAAGCAACTGATATTGAAATCCAAGCCCGCGAAATTCTTTACCACAAGCGACGGCTAAACGAATATTTAGCCGAACATACAGGTCAGCCCTTGGATAAAATCGCTGAAGACACAGAAAGAGACTTCTTTATGTCACCAGAAGAAGCCAGAGACTATGGCTTAATTGACCAAGTGATTGACCGTCATGCAGCTGGTAGCCGTCCAATGGCGGTTGTGTAG
- a CDS encoding molybdenum cofactor guanylyltransferase, giving the protein MTNDQLSAIVLAGGKSTRMGRDKALIPIEDVPMLQRICQIAETCTEQVYVVTPWPERYQHLLLPKSQFIQELPLPDETGNELKTHGPLVGFAQGLTQVTTDWVLLLACDLPKLRVEVLQHWIAGLEQVPEEAIAALVYRNNRWEPLCGFYRRRCLPELNKYIQQGGRSFQEWLKQYPVQVLPLVDQEMLFNFNSVI; this is encoded by the coding sequence ATGACTAATGACCAATTGAGTGCTATCGTCTTAGCGGGTGGTAAAAGTACGCGTATGGGTAGGGATAAAGCTTTGATCCCGATTGAAGATGTCCCGATGTTGCAACGAATCTGTCAAATTGCTGAGACTTGTACAGAGCAAGTTTACGTAGTAACTCCTTGGCCAGAACGTTATCAGCATTTATTACTACCCAAAAGTCAGTTTATTCAAGAATTACCTTTACCAGATGAAACTGGTAATGAACTCAAAACCCACGGGCCACTTGTGGGTTTTGCCCAAGGACTCACGCAGGTAACAACAGATTGGGTGTTGCTGTTAGCTTGTGATTTACCCAAATTGCGGGTAGAAGTTTTGCAACATTGGATAGCTGGACTAGAGCAAGTACCAGAAGAAGCGATCGCAGCTCTAGTTTATAGAAATAATAGATGGGAACCATTGTGTGGTTTCTATCGCCGTCGCTGTTTACCAGAATTAAATAAGTATATTCAGCAGGGTGGGCGATCGTTTCAAGAGTGGCTGAAGCAATATCCCGTGCAAGTATTACCTTTGGTTGATCAGGAGATGCTTTTTAACTTCAACAGTGTAATTTGA
- a CDS encoding thioredoxin domain-containing protein: MTNRLAEAKSLYLRKHAENPIDWWPWCEEALSTAKAQNKPIFLSIGYSSCHWCTVMEGEAFSDPGIAEYMNANFIPIKVDREERPDIDSIYMQALQMMSGQGGWPLNAFLSPDDLVPFYAGTYFPVEPRYGRPGFLQVLQAIRHYYDTEKQDLRDRKAVILESLLTSAVLQQQGTTATQDNELLRKGWETSTGIITPNQYGNSFPMIPYAELALRGTRFEVASKYDGKQVCTQRGLDLALGGIYDHVGGGFHRYTVDPTWTVPHFEKMLYDNGQIVEYLANLWSADIEEPAFKRAIAGTVQWLKREMTAPEGYFYAAQDADSFTSPGESEPEEGAFYVWTFSELEQLLSAEELTQLQQQFTVTANGNFEGRNVLQRRRCGELSETVETVLKKLFVVRYGIIPESLATFPPARNNQEAKSHPWPGRIPAVTDTKMIVAWNSLMISGLARAYAVFQEPDYLELATTAADFILDHQFVDGRFHRLNYENQPTVLAQSEDYAFFIKALLDLQTSSPEQNKWLERAIALQEEFDEYLWSVELGGYHNTSSDSSQDLIVRERSYVDNATSSANGVAIANLVRLALFTDNLHYLDLAEQGLNAFRSVMNSSPQACPSLFTALDWYRNSTLIRTTTEQIHSLMSQYLPSVVFAVASKLPEGSVGLVCQGLKCLPAAASVEQMLQQVQQSQVRG, translated from the coding sequence ATGACTAACCGCCTTGCTGAAGCTAAGAGTCTCTACCTCCGTAAACACGCTGAAAATCCGATTGATTGGTGGCCTTGGTGCGAGGAAGCACTCTCCACTGCGAAAGCACAGAATAAACCTATATTTCTCTCTATTGGTTACTCGAGCTGCCACTGGTGTACAGTCATGGAAGGAGAAGCATTTTCTGACCCAGGCATTGCCGAGTACATGAATGCCAATTTTATCCCGATCAAAGTAGACAGGGAAGAAAGACCTGACATCGACAGCATTTACATGCAAGCTTTGCAAATGATGAGTGGTCAAGGGGGTTGGCCTTTAAATGCTTTTTTATCTCCAGATGATTTAGTACCATTTTACGCAGGTACTTACTTCCCAGTGGAACCACGCTACGGTCGTCCTGGCTTTTTACAAGTTTTACAAGCGATTCGCCACTACTACGATACAGAAAAACAAGACCTACGCGATCGCAAAGCAGTAATTCTCGAATCACTCCTAACCTCCGCAGTCTTGCAGCAACAAGGTACTACCGCAACTCAAGACAACGAGTTATTACGTAAAGGCTGGGAAACTAGCACGGGGATCATTACTCCTAATCAATATGGTAATAGTTTCCCCATGATCCCCTATGCAGAATTAGCATTACGCGGAACACGATTTGAAGTGGCATCAAAATATGATGGTAAACAAGTTTGTACCCAACGAGGATTAGACCTAGCATTAGGTGGTATTTATGACCATGTAGGCGGAGGCTTCCATCGCTACACAGTTGATCCCACCTGGACAGTACCGCATTTTGAAAAGATGCTCTACGATAATGGTCAAATTGTGGAGTATCTGGCAAATCTTTGGAGTGCAGATATAGAAGAGCCTGCTTTTAAAAGAGCGATCGCTGGTACTGTTCAATGGCTGAAAAGAGAAATGACCGCACCAGAAGGTTATTTCTATGCAGCTCAAGATGCTGATAGTTTCACCTCCCCAGGAGAGTCAGAACCAGAAGAAGGAGCCTTTTACGTCTGGACTTTTAGCGAACTAGAACAACTGCTGAGTGCTGAAGAACTCACCCAATTACAACAACAATTTACAGTCACCGCTAATGGTAACTTTGAAGGTAGAAATGTCTTACAAAGACGCCGTTGTGGGGAACTAAGCGAAACTGTAGAAACAGTCCTCAAAAAATTATTTGTCGTGCGTTACGGTATCATCCCCGAATCACTCGCAACATTTCCTCCAGCACGTAACAACCAAGAAGCTAAATCTCATCCTTGGCCTGGTCGGATTCCGGCGGTGACAGATACTAAGATGATAGTTGCTTGGAATAGCTTGATGATTTCTGGCTTGGCAAGGGCGTATGCTGTTTTCCAAGAACCTGACTATTTGGAACTAGCAACCACAGCCGCAGATTTCATTCTGGATCATCAGTTTGTGGATGGACGTTTCCACCGACTGAATTATGAAAATCAACCAACCGTATTAGCTCAATCAGAAGATTACGCCTTTTTTATCAAAGCACTGCTAGATTTGCAAACTTCCAGCCCTGAACAAAACAAATGGTTAGAAAGAGCGATCGCTCTCCAAGAAGAATTCGACGAATATCTTTGGAGTGTGGAGTTAGGAGGTTACCATAACACATCAAGCGATTCAAGTCAAGATTTAATTGTGCGCGAACGTAGTTATGTAGACAATGCTACATCATCAGCAAATGGAGTAGCGATCGCCAATCTTGTACGTCTTGCCCTGTTTACGGATAACCTACATTATTTAGATTTAGCAGAGCAAGGTTTAAATGCTTTTCGCTCTGTAATGAATAGCAGTCCACAAGCCTGTCCAAGTTTGTTTACAGCCTTGGATTGGTATCGCAATAGTACTCTGATTCGCACTACAACTGAGCAAATACACTCACTCATGTCTCAGTATCTACCAAGTGTTGTGTTTGCAGTTGCATCAAAACTACCAGAAGGCAGTGTGGGTTTAGTTTGTCAAGGATTGAAATGCCTACCAGCAGCAGCAAGTGTAGAACAGATGTTACAACAAGTCCAGCAGAGTCAGGTCAGAGGGTGA
- a CDS encoding Coq4 family protein, whose product MGFKYISELATQENVNQLLTMVDMVVGGLTDTENVFDIEDALRDSEQMQKCLQVVRQHPASAQMLEERYVGAEFDLDTLLQMPKDSLGWTYAKVLSALNYDPDFYRKREIKSDIDYIIQRVRKTHDLHHILTGFSFDDYGELGVIAVTVGQIGYPGFAFIDIVALLLSFLSDKHQRQGIDVPLEYDFDLISQGIKIARQAQPLFPVKFEEGLEQPLAEWRKELNIVPVTEGHWSWYSRPHLRNAIELPSITQESQLVGV is encoded by the coding sequence ATGGGTTTCAAATATATCAGCGAATTGGCAACTCAAGAAAACGTCAATCAACTCTTGACGATGGTAGATATGGTGGTTGGTGGACTCACTGATACAGAAAATGTTTTCGATATTGAAGATGCACTACGTGATAGTGAGCAAATGCAAAAATGTTTGCAAGTTGTGCGCCAACATCCTGCTTCTGCACAAATGCTAGAAGAGCGTTATGTGGGAGCAGAATTTGATTTAGATACCTTGTTGCAAATGCCTAAAGATTCTCTAGGATGGACTTATGCAAAAGTTTTGAGTGCGCTTAATTATGACCCAGATTTTTATCGCAAACGGGAGATTAAATCTGATATTGATTACATCATTCAGCGCGTTCGTAAAACCCACGACTTGCATCATATTTTGACAGGTTTTAGTTTCGATGACTATGGCGAATTAGGCGTAATTGCTGTCACTGTGGGTCAAATTGGTTATCCAGGCTTTGCCTTCATTGATATTGTCGCATTACTGTTAAGTTTCCTCTCAGACAAGCATCAACGTCAAGGTATTGATGTCCCTCTAGAATACGATTTTGACCTGATTTCTCAAGGGATAAAAATTGCTCGGCAAGCACAACCACTGTTCCCGGTGAAGTTTGAAGAAGGACTAGAGCAACCTTTGGCTGAATGGCGTAAAGAGTTGAATATTGTGCCTGTTACTGAAGGACATTGGAGTTGGTATAGCCGTCCTCATTTACGAAATGCAATTGAATTACCCTCGATTACCCAAGAATCTCAACTTGTTGGTGTTTGA